In Rhizophagus irregularis chromosome 7, complete sequence, a single genomic region encodes these proteins:
- a CDS encoding uncharacterized protein (SECRETED:cutsite_VNT-QA; SECRETED:prob_0.8378); SECRETED:SignalP(1-24), which translates to MKKIFILIFIIFIILLQFIHEVNTQAPADVPGPPPEGAVPSPAKAPPGGVTPAGTASPPPSAASASSSASAPVSATSVDSSIPSNIIAASIIGGIVSGLILIFLVGLCYFLVRMYKNKQENSKAITTHGLNNVKKLIISNHGQEFIPNSPNYNNQQGTTRELGNNSTDNEIIQKIRQENLSSKFNIDENIIDQMKQDILQDIKQELKQNIRSKVMTSLYKDNNDEDSGSNINDK; encoded by the exons atgaaaaaaatatttattttgatttttataatttttataatcttacTTCAATTTATACATGAAGTAAATACTCAAGCTCCAGCAGATGTACCAGGTCCTCCACCAGAAGGAGCTGTACCATCACCGGCAAAGGCACCACCAGGAGGAGTTACTCCAGCAGGAACAGCTAGCCCACCACCATCAGCAGCATCAGCATCATCTTCAGCATCAGCGCCAGTGTCAGCAACTTCTGTAGATTCTTCAATTCCTTCAAATATAATAGCTGCTTCAATTATTGGAGGGATAGTTAGtggtttaattttaatcttcCTAGTTGGGTTATGCTACTTTTTAGTGagaatgtataaaaataaacaagaaaattCTAAAGCAATTACAACCCATGGACTGAATAATgtcaaaa aattaataatttcgaaTCATGGACAAGAATTTATACCAAATTCaccaaattataataatcaacaaGGGACAACACGTGAATTAGGAAACAACTCAAcagataatgaaattattcaaaaaatcagacaagaaaatttatcatcaaaatttaatattgatgaaaatattatagatCAAATGAAACAAGATATTCTACAAGACATTAAACaagaattaaaacaaaatattagaTCAAAAGTGATGACATCATTATATAaggataataatgatgaagatAGTGGtagtaatataaatgataaataa